From a single Aulosira sp. FACHB-615 genomic region:
- the csx7 gene encoding CRISPR-associated RAMP protein Csx7: MFDTFKNRLEITGKLSSVTALRISAGRSTEPIGADLPVIKDALERPFIPGSSFKGALRSRLESFLRGIDTSLAEDPANFTSQARNQIIKKIKEDYQDDDYTLTNELLKQTDLISRLFGSPWIASKFQVRDLTVVQDTWFGQYQERDGVAIDRDTETAAEGKLYNFQVVPSGTSFDFKIVVENAEKWELGLLLIGLHQFESEQIPLGGGRSRGLGVVSLKIDQMQWFDAEGDAEKLLTYLQNQVTGNMSNYQYGEEEIEILKQEWTQALIWHLRCLIPGNSLTQTTTEEV; the protein is encoded by the coding sequence ATGTTTGATACTTTTAAGAATCGTTTAGAAATAACAGGAAAACTCTCTAGTGTTACTGCATTACGGATTAGTGCTGGTCGCTCTACTGAGCCAATTGGGGCTGATTTACCCGTAATTAAAGACGCGTTAGAACGACCGTTCATTCCCGGTTCTAGCTTTAAAGGCGCATTGCGATCGCGTCTTGAAAGTTTCTTGCGAGGAATTGATACGAGTCTGGCTGAAGACCCCGCTAATTTTACTAGTCAAGCTCGCAATCAAATCATCAAGAAAATCAAAGAAGATTATCAAGATGATGATTATACTTTGACTAATGAACTACTCAAACAAACTGATTTAATTTCTCGTCTCTTTGGTTCGCCTTGGATTGCTAGTAAGTTTCAGGTACGAGATTTGACAGTGGTACAAGATACATGGTTCGGGCAATATCAAGAAAGAGATGGGGTAGCAATTGACCGTGATACAGAAACAGCAGCAGAAGGAAAACTTTACAATTTCCAAGTAGTTCCGTCTGGTACAAGCTTTGATTTCAAAATAGTAGTAGAAAATGCAGAAAAATGGGAATTAGGCTTACTGTTAATTGGTTTACATCAGTTTGAAAGTGAACAAATACCACTAGGTGGCGGACGTTCTCGCGGTTTGGGTGTTGTGAGTTTAAAAATTGATCAAATGCAATGGTTTGACGCTGAAGGTGATGCGGAAAAGCTTTTAACTTATCTGCAAAATCAAGTTACAGGTAACATGAGTAACTATCAATATGGAGAAGAAGAAATCGAAATACTCAAACAAGAATGGACGCAAGCTTTAATTTGGCATTTACGATGCTTAATACCTGGAAATTCTTTAACTCAAACCACAACTGAAGAAGTTTAA
- a CDS encoding RAMP superfamily CRISPR-associated protein, translating to MHKRLVNHCTIDFSIIPVGPILIKSGKEGADPTKPNMEFVETYHAGGRSVYLPGSSLKGAIRAHAERIVRTVGSDKRPTSETKSDKFELWADDPLKNENSEYYKKLPSAEIYKQSSFTDQIFGNTSIASRIRIQDAYPTTSIPLKIEERNGVAIDRVFGSAVRGALFNYEVCTSGDFRTKIHLKNFSLAQLGLIGLVLRDLDDGWFGIGFAKSRGMGTVKLQYHSAVVQYPGCELRGDRIYAIGKELNWSNKFLLGAGEFLQGKDENPYKFPINDKQDTIITAEEMSYGFGVQLTWTGEDDRGVPDLFERAVRQWREILPKGVGA from the coding sequence ATGCACAAGCGATTAGTTAACCACTGCACAATTGATTTCAGCATTATTCCTGTCGGGCCGATTTTAATTAAATCGGGAAAAGAAGGTGCAGACCCAACGAAGCCTAACATGGAATTTGTAGAAACTTACCATGCTGGTGGACGTTCGGTTTACCTTCCGGGAAGTTCGCTTAAAGGAGCAATTCGCGCTCATGCTGAACGTATTGTTAGAACAGTAGGAAGCGATAAACGTCCTACGTCAGAAACCAAATCAGATAAATTTGAGCTTTGGGCTGATGACCCTTTGAAAAATGAAAATTCCGAATATTACAAAAAATTACCATCTGCTGAAATATATAAACAATCTTCTTTTACTGACCAAATATTTGGTAATACTAGCATCGCTAGTCGTATCCGCATTCAAGATGCTTATCCGACTACTTCAATACCCCTGAAAATTGAAGAACGTAATGGAGTTGCAATTGACCGCGTTTTTGGTTCTGCTGTGCGCGGCGCATTATTTAATTACGAAGTTTGCACATCTGGAGATTTTCGCACCAAAATTCATCTTAAAAATTTCTCTTTGGCACAATTAGGTTTAATTGGTTTAGTCTTGCGCGATTTAGATGATGGCTGGTTTGGCATTGGTTTTGCCAAATCTCGCGGTATGGGTACAGTCAAATTGCAATATCATTCTGCTGTGGTGCAATATCCTGGTTGTGAGTTACGAGGTGATAGAATCTACGCCATTGGTAAAGAGTTAAATTGGTCAAATAAGTTTTTATTAGGAGCAGGAGAATTTTTACAAGGGAAAGACGAAAACCCTTATAAATTTCCTATTAATGATAAACAAGATACTATAATCACTGCCGAAGAAATGTCTTATGGTTTTGGGGTGCAATTAACTTGGACAGGAGAAGATGACAGAGGTGTTCCAGATTTATTTGAGCGTGCTGTTCGTCAATGGCGTGAGATATTACCAAAAGGAGTTGGCGCATGA
- a CDS encoding RAMP superfamily CRISPR-associated protein produces MPRNYDFVSLPQQKPERVNIQAKDGKDKFGHDKYQLNTQRFSGKLFLDLTVVSPLAVNSGITVMGSDLAQQTLDPTSAKYVATISLIQSSVQQNQRLIIPGSSLKGVVRSIYEAITRSCLCKTNAKVPDGYGECKDISQLCPACVTFGAMSWLGLVHFHDAKYDPDNDKPGFQTGLITPLFSPKPEAVDLETGEKIYYDKNNKIRGRKFYPHSYQEEVKPTIRIQQAETGKKFTTYVNYANLTKSQLGTLLIALGQDPENQLGLKIGSGKAVGMGTMRIDVVKIEQLNINRYLSYNSNSSDLEGNKLQTFILDAIKSAKPQPQTTTAKNQLNKPVVKSANQPLVQLKQLQEIKALLGLTKNS; encoded by the coding sequence ATGCCAAGAAACTATGACTTTGTATCTTTACCACAACAAAAACCTGAGAGAGTCAATATTCAAGCAAAAGATGGAAAGGATAAGTTTGGACATGATAAATATCAACTCAACACTCAGCGTTTTAGTGGGAAGTTATTTTTAGATTTAACAGTTGTTTCACCTTTAGCTGTAAATTCAGGTATTACTGTTATGGGTAGCGATTTAGCACAACAAACTCTAGATCCTACCTCAGCTAAATATGTTGCCACAATTAGTCTAATTCAATCTTCTGTACAACAAAATCAGCGACTAATCATTCCTGGCAGTTCTCTCAAAGGAGTTGTACGCTCAATATATGAAGCCATCACAAGAAGTTGTTTATGTAAAACTAATGCAAAAGTTCCTGATGGCTACGGCGAGTGTAAAGATATCTCACAACTTTGTCCAGCTTGCGTAACATTTGGTGCAATGAGTTGGCTGGGACTAGTACATTTTCATGATGCGAAATATGACCCTGATAACGATAAACCAGGCTTCCAAACAGGACTGATTACTCCTTTATTTTCACCGAAACCTGAAGCTGTTGATTTAGAAACTGGTGAAAAAATTTATTATGATAAAAATAATAAAATTCGCGGGCGCAAATTTTATCCCCATTCTTACCAAGAAGAAGTAAAACCAACAATTCGCATTCAACAAGCAGAAACAGGTAAAAAGTTCACCACTTATGTGAATTATGCCAACTTAACAAAATCACAACTAGGAACATTATTAATTGCTTTAGGACAAGACCCAGAAAACCAACTAGGATTAAAAATTGGTAGCGGTAAAGCTGTGGGAATGGGAACTATGAGAATAGATGTAGTTAAAATCGAGCAATTAAACATTAATCGTTACTTATCTTATAATTCAAACTCCTCAGATTTAGAAGGCAATAAATTACAAACATTCATTTTAGATGCTATTAAATCTGCCAAACCACAACCCCAAACAACTACAGCCAAAAATCAACTTAACAAACCTGTCGTTAAATCGGCTAATCAACCATTAGTACAACTAAAGCAGTTACAAGAAATTAAAGCCTTACTAGGGTTAACAAAAAACTCATAG